A single Pangasianodon hypophthalmus isolate fPanHyp1 chromosome 27, fPanHyp1.pri, whole genome shotgun sequence DNA region contains:
- the gjd1a gene encoding gap junction protein delta 1a, protein MGEWTILERLLEAAVQQHSTMIGRILLTVVVIFRILIVGIVGEKVYEDEQAMFICNTLQPGCNQACYDKAFPISHIRYWVFQIILVCTPSLCFITYSVHQSAKHKDRQYTILHGPYIDHGHGPSRKVRNLNGILVHDSKDEDIPELKDIPNIPSWPTRPSKSAKARQQEGISRFYVIQVVFRNALEIGFLAGQYFLYGFNVPAMFECDRYPCVKEVECYVSRPTEKTVFLVFMFAVSGVCVVLNLAELNHLGWRKIKAAVRGAQQRRKSVCELRKKDASHLSSLPNLGRTQSSESAYV, encoded by the coding sequence GATCCTGCTGACAGTGGTGGTGATCTTCCGCATCCTGATCGTGGGTATAGTGGGTGAAAAGGTGTACGAGGATGAGCAAGCCATGTTCATATGCAACACGTTGCAGCCTGGCTGCAACCAGGCATGCTACGACAAAGCCTTCCCCATCTCACACATACGCTATTGGGTGTTCCAGATCATCCTGGTGTGCACCCCAAGCCTGTGCTTCATCACCTACTCGGTGCACCAGTCAGCCAAGCATAAGGACCGGCAGTACACGATCCTGCATGGGCCCTACATCGACCACGGGCACGGACCGAGCCGGAAAGTGCGCAACCTCAACGGCATCCTTGTCCATGACTCCAAGGATGAAGACATTCCGGAGCTCAAGGACATTCCAAACATCCCTTCGTGGCCTACTCGGCCCTCAAAAAGTGCCAAGGCACGGCAACAGGAGGGCATCTCACGCTTCTACGTCATCCAGGTGGTGTTCCGTAATGCCCTGGAGATCGGCTTCCTGGCCGGCCAGTACTTTCTTTACGGATTCAATGTGCCGGCGATGTTCGAGTGCGACCGCTACCCATGTGTAAAGGAGGTGGAGTGCTACGTGTCACGGCCCACTGAGAAAACCGTCTTCCTGGTGTTTATGTTCGCCGTGAGTGGCGTTTGCGTCGTGCTCAACTTGGCCGAGCTGAACCACCTGGGCTGGAGGAAGATCAAAGCGGCAGTACGTGGCGCTCAGCAGCGCAGGAAGTCCGTGTGCGAGCTCAGGAAGAAGGATGCCTCACACCTGTCCTCACTTCCCAACCTGGGGCGCACGCAGAGCAGCGAGTCGGCGTACGTCTGA